The following coding sequences lie in one Arachis ipaensis cultivar K30076 chromosome B05, Araip1.1, whole genome shotgun sequence genomic window:
- the LOC107643677 gene encoding magnesium transporter MRS2-5 isoform X2: MEEAQGQYYSSTPQESALSHDDGGGRSQLNGQGNCGTGIIGLKKRGHGTRSWIKIGQDGGTQTVTLDKATIMRHCSLPSRDLRLLDPMFIYPSTILGREKAIVVNLEQIRCIITADEVILMNSLDGSVGQYRSELCNRLQKEKADGLPFEFRALEMALELTCTSLDAQVRDEIEHLMDDDGDMAEMCLTEKRRSSDMYPLNDCLHTLTSSSGKEISKSAPNSPERSISGIPMLPRAFSIIGNSGKHGSSMGSSDNGERIQPLEMLLEAYFIVIDNTLNSLSSLKEYIDDTEDFINIKLGNIQNRLIQFELLLTAATLVAAVFAAVTAVFGMNFETTVFDYPSGFHWVLIVTGITCASLYFSFLFYFKYKKVLPG; the protein is encoded by the exons ATGGAGGAAGCACAAGGCCAGTATTATTCTTCCACTCCACAAGAATCTGCATTATCTCATGATGATGGTGGAGGGAGGTCTCAGCTCAACGGCCAAGGGAATTGCGGGACTGGTATCATAGGCCTGAAGAAGAGAGGTCATGGAACTCGCTCTTGGATAAAAATTGGTCAGGATGGGGGTACTCAGACCGTAACACTTGACAAGGCTACCATTATGAGACATTGTTCTTTGCCTTCCAGAGATCTTAGACTATTGGATCCAATGTTCATTTATCCTTCTACCATATTAGGACGGGAGAAGGCTATTGTTGTAAACCTTGAGCAAATCCGTTGTATAATTACTGCTGATGAGGTCATCCTGATGAATTCATTGGATGGTAGTGTTGGTCAGTATAGGTCAGAATTATGCAATCGGCTTCAGAAAGAAAAAGCTG ATGGTCTGCCTTTTGAGTTTAGAGCGTTGGAAATGGCTCTGGAGTTGACATGCACATCTTTAGATGCTCAG GTACGTGACGAAATAGAACATCTCATGGATGATGATGGTGATATGGCTGAGATGTGCCTTACTGAGAAAAGGAGAAGCTCAGATATGTACCCTCTTAATGATTGTCTTCACACTCTTACATCAAGTAGTGGTAAAGAGATTTCAAAGTCAGCTCCTAATTCACCAGAGCGGTCAATTAGTGGGATCCCAATGTTGCCAAGGGCTTTCAGCATCATTGGAAATTCAGGCAAACATGGTAGTTCAATGGGTTCTTCTGATAATGGAGAAAGGATTCAACCACTGGAAATGTTGCTTGAAGCATACTTTATCGTCATTGATAATACGCTTAACTCATTGTCGTCG CTTAAAGAATACATTGATGACACAGAAGATTTTATCAATATAAAGTTG GGCAATATTCAAAACCGCCTAATACAGTTTGAATTGCTTCTTACTGCAGCTACATTGGTAGCAGCAGTATTTGCTGCTGTGACAGCAGTGTTTGGGATGAACTTTGAAACCACAGTTTTTGACTATCCATCTGGTTTCCATTGGGTTTTGATAGTTACCGGAATCACTTGTGCATCATTGTATTTCTCATTCTTATTCTACTTTAAGTACAAGAAAGTGCTTCCAGGGTAA
- the LOC107643677 gene encoding magnesium transporter MRS2-5 isoform X1 yields MEEAQGQYYSSTPQESALSHDDGGGRSQLNGQGNCGTGIIGLKKRGHGTRSWIKIGQDGGTQTVTLDKATIMRHCSLPSRDLRLLDPMFIYPSTILGREKAIVVNLEQIRCIITADEVILMNSLDGSVGQYRSELCNRLQKEKADGLPFEFRALEMALELTCTSLDAQVKELEMEIYPVLDELASSISTLNLERVRRFKGHLLALTQRVQKVRDEIEHLMDDDGDMAEMCLTEKRRSSDMYPLNDCLHTLTSSSGKEISKSAPNSPERSISGIPMLPRAFSIIGNSGKHGSSMGSSDNGERIQPLEMLLEAYFIVIDNTLNSLSSLKEYIDDTEDFINIKLGNIQNRLIQFELLLTAATLVAAVFAAVTAVFGMNFETTVFDYPSGFHWVLIVTGITCASLYFSFLFYFKYKKVLPG; encoded by the exons ATGGAGGAAGCACAAGGCCAGTATTATTCTTCCACTCCACAAGAATCTGCATTATCTCATGATGATGGTGGAGGGAGGTCTCAGCTCAACGGCCAAGGGAATTGCGGGACTGGTATCATAGGCCTGAAGAAGAGAGGTCATGGAACTCGCTCTTGGATAAAAATTGGTCAGGATGGGGGTACTCAGACCGTAACACTTGACAAGGCTACCATTATGAGACATTGTTCTTTGCCTTCCAGAGATCTTAGACTATTGGATCCAATGTTCATTTATCCTTCTACCATATTAGGACGGGAGAAGGCTATTGTTGTAAACCTTGAGCAAATCCGTTGTATAATTACTGCTGATGAGGTCATCCTGATGAATTCATTGGATGGTAGTGTTGGTCAGTATAGGTCAGAATTATGCAATCGGCTTCAGAAAGAAAAAGCTG ATGGTCTGCCTTTTGAGTTTAGAGCGTTGGAAATGGCTCTGGAGTTGACATGCACATCTTTAGATGCTCAG GTAAAAGAGTTGGAAATGGAAATATATCCTGTGCTAGATGAATTAGCATCGTCTATCAGTACTCTGAATTTAGAACGTGTTCGAAGATTCAAAGGTCATCTCCTTGCTTTGACTCAACGAGTTCAGAAG GTACGTGACGAAATAGAACATCTCATGGATGATGATGGTGATATGGCTGAGATGTGCCTTACTGAGAAAAGGAGAAGCTCAGATATGTACCCTCTTAATGATTGTCTTCACACTCTTACATCAAGTAGTGGTAAAGAGATTTCAAAGTCAGCTCCTAATTCACCAGAGCGGTCAATTAGTGGGATCCCAATGTTGCCAAGGGCTTTCAGCATCATTGGAAATTCAGGCAAACATGGTAGTTCAATGGGTTCTTCTGATAATGGAGAAAGGATTCAACCACTGGAAATGTTGCTTGAAGCATACTTTATCGTCATTGATAATACGCTTAACTCATTGTCGTCG CTTAAAGAATACATTGATGACACAGAAGATTTTATCAATATAAAGTTG GGCAATATTCAAAACCGCCTAATACAGTTTGAATTGCTTCTTACTGCAGCTACATTGGTAGCAGCAGTATTTGCTGCTGTGACAGCAGTGTTTGGGATGAACTTTGAAACCACAGTTTTTGACTATCCATCTGGTTTCCATTGGGTTTTGATAGTTACCGGAATCACTTGTGCATCATTGTATTTCTCATTCTTATTCTACTTTAAGTACAAGAAAGTGCTTCCAGGGTAA
- the LOC107643677 gene encoding magnesium transporter MRS2-5 isoform X3 — protein sequence MEEAQGQYYSSTPQESALSHDDGGGRSQLNGQGNCGTGIIGLKKRGHGTRSWIKIGQDGGTQTVTLDKATIMRHCSLPSRDLRLLDPMFIYPSTILGREKAIVVNLEQIRCIITADEVILMNSLDGSVGQYRSELCNRLQKEKADGLPFEFRALEMALELTCTSLDAQVKELEMEIYPVLDELASSISTLNLERVRRFKGHLLALTQRVQKVRDEIEHLMDDDGDMAEMCLTEKRRSSDMYPLNDCLHTLTSSSGKEISKSAPNSPERSISGIPMLPRAFSIIGNSGKHGSSMGSSDNGERIQPLEMLLEAYFIVIDNTLNSLSSLKEYIDDTEDFINIKLLHW from the exons ATGGAGGAAGCACAAGGCCAGTATTATTCTTCCACTCCACAAGAATCTGCATTATCTCATGATGATGGTGGAGGGAGGTCTCAGCTCAACGGCCAAGGGAATTGCGGGACTGGTATCATAGGCCTGAAGAAGAGAGGTCATGGAACTCGCTCTTGGATAAAAATTGGTCAGGATGGGGGTACTCAGACCGTAACACTTGACAAGGCTACCATTATGAGACATTGTTCTTTGCCTTCCAGAGATCTTAGACTATTGGATCCAATGTTCATTTATCCTTCTACCATATTAGGACGGGAGAAGGCTATTGTTGTAAACCTTGAGCAAATCCGTTGTATAATTACTGCTGATGAGGTCATCCTGATGAATTCATTGGATGGTAGTGTTGGTCAGTATAGGTCAGAATTATGCAATCGGCTTCAGAAAGAAAAAGCTG ATGGTCTGCCTTTTGAGTTTAGAGCGTTGGAAATGGCTCTGGAGTTGACATGCACATCTTTAGATGCTCAG GTAAAAGAGTTGGAAATGGAAATATATCCTGTGCTAGATGAATTAGCATCGTCTATCAGTACTCTGAATTTAGAACGTGTTCGAAGATTCAAAGGTCATCTCCTTGCTTTGACTCAACGAGTTCAGAAG GTACGTGACGAAATAGAACATCTCATGGATGATGATGGTGATATGGCTGAGATGTGCCTTACTGAGAAAAGGAGAAGCTCAGATATGTACCCTCTTAATGATTGTCTTCACACTCTTACATCAAGTAGTGGTAAAGAGATTTCAAAGTCAGCTCCTAATTCACCAGAGCGGTCAATTAGTGGGATCCCAATGTTGCCAAGGGCTTTCAGCATCATTGGAAATTCAGGCAAACATGGTAGTTCAATGGGTTCTTCTGATAATGGAGAAAGGATTCAACCACTGGAAATGTTGCTTGAAGCATACTTTATCGTCATTGATAATACGCTTAACTCATTGTCGTCG CTTAAAGAATACATTGATGACACAGAAGATTTTATCAATATAAAGTTG CTACATTGGTAG